One bacterium DNA window includes the following coding sequences:
- a CDS encoding PhoU domain-containing protein, translating to MSRRVADIESLTPDLRRMASLVLHQLEQALSCFHAVDLTQAEEVIERDDMLDNFNVFLEGRCYDLVAGGHLDARGIRVARSTAKVAANLERAGDAGTHIAKRVRLIHREGAERLPFDFPDVEAIALSGVTEATQSFLEGDLDLARRACLREPELDACYVARLEALVKLMQAHPAQIPYLVQVLSVLKYLEKVADYTLNIGEQTIYCVTGRRLKFPQFLQLEQLTGEARIGTYNFRPYWDGISGAIVARVEAPETPMIYKEGSRRKIEEEATKLETWQRIAQDLTPRVLGSVSVKDRQALLREYVEGALLSDLYLSSAPREVKLRATRRVLAAVEFVWQTTLTATPPAIDYVEQIRQRLPDAFVLHLQLWAIAKAGVQNGRRIAPLGTLLDQAMRLQADLAPPFSVWLHGDFNANNVIYNPETEQIKFIDVHRSKPGDYVQDVGVFLLSMVRRPDLNGTTEADIQAVNAVVEEFARSFARRRNDLAFDRRLKLSLARSCLTSIRIVIDPAMAERLLLRGMTLLDDLVHDG from the coding sequence ATGAGCCGGCGCGTTGCCGATATCGAGAGCCTCACTCCCGATCTCCGCCGGATGGCGAGCCTGGTGCTGCACCAGCTGGAACAGGCGCTCTCCTGCTTCCACGCGGTCGATCTGACCCAGGCCGAAGAGGTCATCGAGCGCGATGACATGCTCGATAACTTCAACGTGTTTCTCGAGGGACGGTGTTACGACCTGGTGGCCGGTGGCCACCTGGACGCGCGGGGGATCCGGGTGGCCCGGTCGACCGCCAAGGTCGCCGCGAACTTGGAAAGGGCCGGGGATGCAGGCACGCACATCGCCAAGCGCGTCCGCCTGATCCACCGCGAGGGCGCTGAGCGGCTGCCCTTCGATTTTCCCGACGTGGAAGCGATCGCCCTCAGCGGCGTGACCGAGGCGACCCAGTCGTTTCTGGAAGGCGACCTGGATCTCGCCCGCCGGGCCTGCCTGCGCGAGCCCGAGCTCGATGCGTGTTACGTGGCGCGGCTGGAAGCGCTCGTCAAGCTGATGCAGGCCCACCCCGCCCAAATCCCCTACTTGGTCCAGGTCCTCTCCGTCCTCAAGTACCTGGAAAAAGTCGCCGATTATACCTTGAACATCGGCGAGCAGACCATCTACTGCGTGACCGGCCGGCGCCTGAAGTTTCCCCAGTTTCTGCAGCTCGAGCAGCTCACCGGCGAGGCGCGCATCGGGACGTACAATTTCCGGCCCTATTGGGATGGGATCAGCGGCGCGATCGTCGCCCGCGTCGAGGCACCGGAGACGCCGATGATCTACAAGGAAGGCTCCCGGCGGAAGATCGAGGAGGAAGCGACCAAGCTGGAGACCTGGCAACGCATCGCGCAGGACCTCACCCCGCGGGTCCTGGGGTCGGTGAGCGTGAAAGATCGTCAGGCCCTGCTGCGCGAGTATGTCGAAGGCGCGTTGCTGTCGGACCTCTACCTGTCATCGGCGCCGCGCGAGGTCAAGCTGCGGGCGACCCGCCGTGTGCTCGCGGCCGTGGAGTTCGTCTGGCAAACGACGCTGACCGCGACGCCTCCCGCGATCGATTACGTCGAGCAGATCCGCCAGCGGCTCCCGGATGCCTTTGTCCTCCATCTCCAACTCTGGGCGATCGCCAAAGCCGGGGTCCAAAACGGCCGGCGCATCGCCCCGCTCGGCACGCTGCTCGACCAGGCGATGCGCCTGCAGGCCGATCTCGCGCCACCGTTTTCAGTGTGGCTGCACGGGGATTTCAACGCCAACAACGTGATCTACAACCCCGAGACCGAGCAGATCAAGTTTATCGACGTCCACCGGTCGAAGCCCGGCGACTACGTCCAGGACGTCGGTGTCTTCCTGCTGTCCATGGTCCGCCGCCCCGACCTCAATGGGACGACCGAGGCGGATATCCAGGCCGTCAACGCGGTCGTCGAAGAGTTTGCCCGATCCTTCGCCCGCCGGCGGAACGATCTCGCCTTCGACCGGAGGCTCAAGCTCAGCCTCGCCCGTTCGTGCCTGACCTCGATCAGGATCGTGATCGATCCGGCGATGGCGGAACGGCTGCTGCTCCGCGGGATGACGCTCCTCGACGACCTGGTCCATGACGGGTAG
- a CDS encoding amphi-Trp domain-containing protein: protein MSDKDKRDRDDGDRDLRVKDKRGREEFEFSTTTRGSQVAEYLNRIADGLRQGALTLGAGGHGVHLQPGEMIRLEIEAESKPDKGTASLQLELSWKVAHETRESHDEALLIEAEVRAPQLTAYTPKIKDA, encoded by the coding sequence ATGAGCGACAAGGACAAACGCGACAGGGACGATGGCGACCGAGATCTTCGCGTGAAAGACAAGCGCGGACGAGAGGAATTCGAATTCTCGACGACGACCCGGGGATCCCAAGTCGCCGAGTATCTGAACCGGATCGCCGACGGATTGCGCCAAGGCGCGCTTACGCTCGGCGCGGGGGGACACGGGGTGCATCTGCAGCCCGGGGAAATGATCCGGCTCGAGATCGAGGCCGAGAGCAAGCCGGACAAGGGGACGGCGAGCCTGCAGCTCGAACTCTCCTGGAAAGTCGCGCACGAGACGCGCGAATCTCACGACGAGGCGCTCCTCATCGAGGCCGAAGTCCGCGCCCCGCAGCTCACCGCGTACACGCCGAAGATCAAAGACGCGTAG